The Candidatus Delongbacteria bacterium genome includes a region encoding these proteins:
- a CDS encoding CopG family transcriptional regulator has product MSLLTLRLPEPLEVRLASVAQRLGLSKSELARQALVVHLLRLERSHEMSGLVAELQRCYGDPLRLAELEELADSPFDGLDARIDAERRAGLNPDDPWWS; this is encoded by the coding sequence ATGAGCCTGCTGACTCTGCGCCTGCCCGAGCCCCTGGAGGTGCGCCTTGCCAGCGTGGCACAGCGCTTGGGGCTCAGCAAATCCGAGCTGGCACGCCAGGCGCTGGTGGTTCATCTGTTGCGTCTGGAGCGGAGCCATGAGATGAGCGGTCTGGTGGCCGAATTGCAGCGCTGCTATGGGGATCCGCTTCGCTTGGCTGAGCTGGAGGAACTGGCGGACTCGCCCTTCGATGGCCTGGATGCCCGGATCGACGCCGAACGGCGGGCGGGGTTGAATCCGGATGACCCCTGGTGGAGCTAA
- a CDS encoding type II toxin-antitoxin system PemK/MazF family toxin, whose protein sequence is MELTPAAAGRQGCHNPRRGEVWVANFNPARGRETGKVRPALIIQADQLGPETTPYVVVLPLSSLVDSPTRWQLALPARDRLLKPSRILVDQPRTLDRARLGEGPLTRLSESELRQVEQALKLLLGLW, encoded by the coding sequence GTGGAGCTAACCCCGGCTGCAGCGGGCAGGCAGGGATGCCACAACCCGCGTCGGGGTGAGGTCTGGGTGGCCAACTTCAATCCGGCGCGCGGACGGGAAACGGGCAAGGTGCGGCCCGCGCTGATCATCCAAGCCGACCAGTTGGGTCCCGAGACTACGCCCTATGTGGTTGTGCTGCCCCTCAGTTCCTTGGTGGATTCCCCCACCCGCTGGCAGCTGGCGCTGCCCGCCCGGGATCGTCTGCTCAAGCCCAGCCGCATCCTGGTGGATCAGCCGCGCACGCTGGACCGGGCCCGGCTGGGCGAGGGCCCGTTGACGCGGTTGAGTGAGTCGGAACTGCGCCAAGTGGAGCAGGCCTTGAAACTCCTGCTGGGCCTGTGGTGA
- a CDS encoding bacteriohemerythrin yields the protein MGWLPAYDTGVEAMDKQHHRLLEMLNELSAAIHSGKGNAEGAVWTTINQLFDYAKVHFHDEEEFMRRYFYPGLQEHIVQHGILVEKLVEQLEQFKHGKLPPVKLGMFLRDWIVKHMVEEDQKYGAFYAKRKRSLS from the coding sequence ATGGGTTGGTTGCCGGCGTACGATACCGGCGTTGAAGCCATGGATAAGCAACACCATCGGTTGCTTGAAATGTTGAACGAATTGAGTGCCGCGATCCACAGCGGCAAGGGAAATGCGGAAGGTGCCGTCTGGACTACGATCAACCAACTTTTTGACTATGCCAAGGTCCACTTCCACGATGAAGAAGAATTCATGCGGCGCTATTTTTACCCGGGATTACAGGAACACATCGTACAACATGGAATATTAGTCGAGAAGCTGGTTGAGCAGTTAGAGCAATTCAAACATGGAAAATTACCGCCAGTAAAATTGGGTATGTTCTTACGTGACTGGATTGTCAAACACATGGTGGAAGAGGACCAGAAGTACGGTGCGTTCTACGCCAAGCGGAAGCGCAGCTTGAGCTGA
- a CDS encoding glycoside hydrolase family 19 protein, giving the protein MSLLHDQSTFLLQVTELICKANELGFHVTGGELYRTPEQQALHVKNGRSATLSSQHVKRLAVDLNFFTTKADGQWKLTTDLEELRPLGRFWESLDPANRWGGQWNSFKDAPHFERRETEGAAPALAPAAAPPAEPSPASTGGTGGVPRGLGLLQSAVGPRRANPRDDVETIQRLLNLAAKQGQFALDAGPLNPDGAFGTKTLGAIQAFRRAVLGEAAPAESIEPRSAALARLCENLPATCDTTLLELAYLRAAQRDVTELAAGVSRTLAARNIDTPLRQAHFLAQIGHESGELRFRAEIASGEAYEGRQDLGNTQPGDGRRFKGRGLIQLTGRANYREYGRALGREAELLEQPELVETDATLCVDVAGWFWAKRGLNALADKDDLTALTRRINGGVNGLADRRRLLTRLKGLLGCA; this is encoded by the coding sequence ATGAGCCTGCTGCACGACCAATCCACCTTCCTGCTCCAGGTCACGGAGCTGATCTGCAAGGCGAACGAGCTGGGCTTCCACGTCACCGGCGGCGAACTGTACCGGACGCCCGAGCAGCAGGCCCTGCACGTGAAGAACGGGCGCAGCGCCACGCTGAGCAGCCAGCACGTGAAGCGCCTGGCCGTGGACCTCAACTTCTTCACCACCAAGGCCGACGGCCAGTGGAAGCTGACCACCGACCTGGAGGAACTGCGGCCGCTGGGCCGCTTCTGGGAGTCGCTGGACCCGGCCAACCGCTGGGGCGGCCAGTGGAATTCCTTCAAGGATGCGCCGCACTTCGAGCGCCGGGAGACGGAAGGCGCGGCCCCGGCACTGGCCCCGGCTGCGGCGCCGCCGGCGGAACCGAGCCCGGCGAGCACCGGTGGCACGGGTGGCGTGCCACGGGGTCTGGGTTTGCTGCAGAGCGCGGTGGGACCCCGGCGCGCCAACCCGCGCGACGACGTGGAGACCATCCAGCGCCTGCTCAATCTGGCGGCGAAGCAGGGTCAGTTCGCCCTGGACGCTGGTCCGCTGAACCCCGACGGCGCCTTCGGCACCAAGACATTGGGCGCCATCCAGGCCTTCCGGCGCGCCGTGCTGGGGGAGGCTGCGCCGGCCGAAAGCATCGAACCGCGCAGTGCAGCCCTGGCCCGGCTCTGCGAGAACCTGCCCGCAACCTGCGACACCACGCTGCTGGAACTGGCCTATCTGCGGGCGGCCCAGCGCGATGTGACGGAACTGGCGGCGGGGGTGAGCCGGACCCTGGCCGCCCGAAACATCGACACGCCGCTCCGGCAAGCGCACTTCCTGGCGCAGATCGGCCATGAATCGGGCGAACTGCGCTTCCGCGCGGAGATTGCCAGCGGCGAAGCCTATGAGGGACGGCAGGATCTGGGCAACACCCAGCCCGGCGACGGCCGGCGCTTCAAGGGCCGCGGGCTGATCCAGCTCACCGGGCGCGCCAACTACCGCGAGTACGGCCGCGCCCTGGGTCGCGAGGCCGAATTGCTGGAGCAGCCGGAGCTGGTGGAGACGGATGCCACCCTCTGCGTGGACGTGGCCGGCTGGTTCTGGGCCAAGCGCGGACTGAACGCCCTGGCCGACAAGGACGATCTGACGGCGCTCACCCGCCGGATCAACGGCGGCGTGAATGGACTCGCGGATCGCCGGCGCCTGCTCACTCGCTTGAAGGGCCTGCTGGGCTGCGCGTGA
- a CDS encoding DNA methyltransferase has product MSIPYPDFCARWSQATGGERANYQLFLTELCELLELPKPEPAQADHQENAYGFERRVTWSGADGSVTPNFIDLYRRGCFVCEAKQSGLELDTGGWDKAMLKAQAQAERYARALPAAEGRPPFLIVTDVGRSLELYADFTRSGAAYTPFPDPRSHRIRLTDLVKPEIRERLRAVWLDPLSLDPSRVSARVTREIAARLAELAKSLEEAGHPPVASANFLMRCLFSMFAEDVGLLPAETFSGLLHDLRDTPEVLAAMLEQLWHTMDQGGLWGRTAKFLLHFNGGLFRDCQAPVLEKKQIDLLLQAARADWRHVEPSIFGTLLERALNPRERHKLGAHYTPRAYVERLVLPTLVEPLRAEWLDAKTAALAQDQQGRPKEAIAELMAFQQRLCRVRVLDPACGSGNFLYVALEHLKRIEGEVLTLLDDLGATGSLELEHVTVDPHQFLGLELNPRAAAIAEMVLWIGYLQWHYRVHGHVQPPQPVLRDFHNILCRDALLDWDERTVATDAAGRPLTRWDGSTTKPHPVTGQPVPDESAQVPVERFVNPRQAAWPEADFVVGNPPFIGASTMRRALGDGYVDALRATWKAVPESADFVMHWWQRAAELARAGRIQRFGFITTNSIRQTFNRRVLEAQLSATPPLTLAFAIPDHPWVDSADGAAVRIAMTVGTAEKVEGELRFVTEERAESLDEVAVTFRQHHGVIGASLSVGADVTQVCALQANAGVSSPGVKLHGAGFIVSDDEARQLGLGTVDGLERHIRPYRNGRDLMDQPRGVMVIDLFGLTAEAVRNRFPAVYQRLIERVKPGRDAKGNTKDGAGYARLWWLHGKPRQELRPALAGLSRYIATVETSRHRVFQFLPAEILPDNMLVAICVTDPTVLGVLSSRVHVSWSLATGARLGLGNDPRYNKSRCFDPYPLPAVTPLQHIRLAELGEALDAHRKASQEAHPGLTLTGMYNVLEALRQGQPLSAKEKDIHEQGLVSVLASLHDDIDRAVLAAYGWEDLAPQLVGKPGGTLPLADPAPEQAAAQEELLTRLVALNAQRAAEEKQGLVRWLRPEFQCRGKAPAAQAATGAQGELAVATPAPEAPVTGKMPWPKDLVDQVRLVRQALQAGAKSPDEIAAQFKRTPTKGVAVVLEAMRAMGIES; this is encoded by the coding sequence ATGTCCATCCCCTATCCTGACTTTTGCGCCCGCTGGTCTCAGGCCACGGGTGGTGAACGCGCCAACTACCAGCTCTTCCTGACTGAACTCTGCGAGCTGCTGGAGCTGCCCAAGCCCGAGCCCGCCCAGGCCGACCACCAGGAGAACGCCTACGGCTTCGAGCGCCGCGTGACCTGGTCCGGCGCCGACGGCAGCGTCACACCCAACTTCATCGACCTGTACCGGCGCGGCTGCTTCGTCTGCGAGGCCAAGCAGAGCGGGCTGGAGCTGGACACGGGCGGCTGGGACAAGGCCATGCTCAAGGCCCAGGCCCAGGCCGAGCGCTACGCCCGGGCCCTGCCGGCGGCGGAGGGCCGTCCACCCTTTCTCATCGTCACCGACGTGGGCCGCAGCCTGGAGCTCTACGCCGACTTCACGCGCTCGGGCGCGGCATACACGCCCTTTCCTGATCCCCGCAGCCACCGCATCCGCCTGACCGATCTGGTGAAGCCCGAAATCCGCGAGCGCCTGCGCGCCGTCTGGCTTGATCCCTTGAGCCTGGATCCATCCCGCGTCAGTGCGCGGGTCACGCGCGAGATCGCCGCGCGGCTGGCCGAGCTGGCCAAGAGCCTGGAGGAGGCCGGCCACCCGCCCGTTGCCAGCGCCAACTTCCTGATGCGCTGCCTGTTCAGCATGTTCGCCGAAGACGTGGGCCTCTTGCCCGCCGAGACCTTCAGCGGCCTGCTGCACGATCTGCGGGACACTCCGGAGGTGCTGGCCGCGATGCTCGAGCAGCTCTGGCACACCATGGACCAGGGCGGTTTGTGGGGCCGCACGGCCAAGTTCCTGTTGCATTTCAACGGCGGCCTCTTCCGCGACTGCCAGGCGCCCGTGCTGGAGAAGAAGCAGATCGACCTGCTGCTCCAGGCGGCCCGCGCCGATTGGCGCCACGTCGAGCCCTCGATTTTCGGCACGCTGCTGGAGCGCGCCCTGAACCCGCGCGAGCGCCACAAGCTGGGCGCGCACTACACGCCGCGGGCCTATGTAGAACGGTTGGTGCTGCCCACGCTGGTGGAGCCCTTGCGCGCCGAGTGGCTGGATGCCAAGACCGCCGCCCTGGCCCAGGACCAGCAGGGCCGGCCCAAAGAGGCCATCGCCGAGCTGATGGCCTTCCAGCAGCGCCTCTGCCGCGTGCGCGTGCTGGACCCGGCCTGCGGCAGCGGCAACTTCCTCTACGTGGCGCTGGAGCACCTGAAGCGCATCGAAGGCGAGGTCCTGACCCTGCTGGACGACCTGGGCGCCACGGGCAGCCTGGAGCTCGAGCACGTCACGGTGGACCCGCACCAGTTCCTGGGCCTGGAGCTGAACCCGCGCGCCGCGGCCATCGCCGAGATGGTGCTCTGGATCGGCTACCTGCAGTGGCACTACCGCGTCCACGGCCACGTGCAGCCGCCCCAGCCCGTCTTGCGCGACTTCCACAACATCCTGTGCCGCGACGCGCTGCTGGACTGGGACGAGCGCACCGTCGCCACCGACGCCGCCGGCCGCCCGCTGACCCGCTGGGACGGCAGCACGACCAAGCCCCACCCCGTGACCGGCCAGCCCGTCCCCGACGAGAGCGCCCAAGTCCCCGTCGAGCGCTTCGTCAACCCGCGCCAGGCCGCCTGGCCGGAGGCCGACTTCGTGGTGGGCAATCCGCCCTTCATTGGCGCCAGCACAATGCGACGGGCACTGGGCGACGGCTACGTGGACGCTCTGCGCGCCACCTGGAAGGCCGTGCCCGAGTCCGCCGACTTCGTGATGCACTGGTGGCAGCGCGCCGCCGAGCTGGCCCGCGCCGGCCGGATCCAGCGCTTTGGTTTCATCACCACCAACAGCATCCGCCAGACCTTCAACCGCCGCGTGCTGGAAGCCCAGTTGTCCGCCACGCCGCCGCTGACCCTGGCTTTCGCCATTCCCGACCATCCTTGGGTGGACAGTGCCGATGGCGCCGCCGTGCGCATTGCGATGACGGTGGGGACGGCTGAAAAGGTGGAAGGCGAGTTGCGCTTTGTGACGGAAGAGCGCGCCGAGAGCTTGGATGAAGTGGCCGTGACGTTTCGACAGCACCACGGCGTGATTGGTGCGAGTTTGTCGGTCGGCGCGGATGTGACACAGGTTTGTGCACTCCAGGCGAATGCTGGAGTCAGCTCGCCGGGAGTCAAACTCCATGGAGCCGGATTCATCGTTTCGGATGACGAGGCGCGGCAGCTGGGACTGGGGACTGTTGACGGTTTGGAACGGCACATCCGTCCCTATCGAAATGGCCGCGACTTGATGGATCAGCCGCGTGGTGTCATGGTCATTGACTTGTTCGGACTGACCGCGGAAGCTGTGCGCAATCGTTTCCCAGCCGTCTACCAACGTTTGATCGAGCGAGTGAAGCCGGGGCGGGATGCGAAGGGGAACACGAAAGATGGAGCGGGCTACGCTCGTCTGTGGTGGTTGCATGGCAAACCGCGCCAGGAACTGCGGCCCGCACTGGCAGGACTTTCTCGTTACATCGCAACGGTGGAAACATCCCGCCACCGGGTCTTCCAGTTCCTGCCCGCCGAAATTCTGCCGGACAATATGCTGGTCGCCATCTGTGTCACGGATCCAACCGTGCTTGGTGTTCTGTCTTCTCGAGTCCATGTCAGCTGGTCGCTTGCCACTGGCGCAAGGCTTGGCCTAGGCAATGATCCGCGTTACAACAAGAGTCGGTGCTTCGATCCCTATCCCCTTCCCGCTGTCACTCCACTCCAACATATCCGCTTAGCCGAGCTCGGCGAGGCCCTCGACGCCCACCGCAAGGCGAGCCAAGAGGCCCATCCCGGCCTCACGCTGACCGGCATGTACAACGTGCTGGAAGCCCTGCGCCAGGGCCAGCCCCTGTCCGCCAAGGAAAAGGATATTCACGAGCAGGGCCTGGTCTCCGTGCTGGCCAGCCTACATGACGACATCGATCGCGCCGTGCTGGCCGCCTATGGCTGGGAGGATCTGGCTCCCCAGCTGGTGGGCAAGCCCGGCGGCACCTTGCCTCTGGCCGATCCCGCTCCCGAGCAGGCGGCCGCCCAGGAGGAACTGCTGACCCGCCTGGTGGCCCTCAACGCCCAGCGCGCCGCCGAGGAAAAGCAAGGCCTGGTGCGCTGGCTGCGCCCCGAGTTCCAGTGCCGCGGGAAAGCTCCCGCCGCCCAAGCCGCAACCGGCGCCCAGGGCGAGCTTGCAGTTGCCACGCCCGCGCCAGAAGCCCCCGTCACCGGAAAAATGCCCTGGCCGAAAGATCTGGTAGACCAAGTCCGCCTGGTCCGCCAGGCCCTGCAGGCAGGCGCCAAGTCGCCGGATGAGATTGCCGCGCAGTTCAAACGTACTCCAACAAAGGGTGTGGCGGTCGTGCTGGAAGCCATGCGTGCCATGGGGATTGAATCGTAG
- the glgA gene encoding glycogen synthase GlgA: MKEPRRGVLRVLFVAAEAVPWIKSGGLGDVMGALPRELFNLGHEVATVLPLFASVDRAEAGLELLATIHVRFLGNDFPTRIFAASYPRSECRALFIENQYYFERTGIYDDPLTGKPWPDDDERWFFFQTALLELVRQTDMQPDLIVCSDWHTALIPALLRIRHQENRALQQTRSVLSLHNLGYQGVLPAESITKLGLPRELLFPLSPFEFYGQLNCLKAGISFADEVVTVSPTYAREICTAGLGHGLDGVLRQHGERVRGILNGIDVEEWNPATDPLLEEPFSSSHLPRKAGNRPRLLREFGLDPGFGGPVLAMVTRLTGQKGMNILAGCLDRLLQRDLRLVILGSGEAQFEKFLSDVAAAHPERMAVRVGYSEALAHLIYAGADFFLMPSRYEPCGLSQMYSMRYGTLPVVHATGGLKDTVIPFLEDADRATGFAFEDYNAEALLESVDTALSAWRNPRAMRRLQKNAMKQDFSWAHSAKLYEELFYQVREHSRWGE; the protein is encoded by the coding sequence ATGAAAGAACCCCGGCGGGGCGTGCTGCGCGTGCTCTTCGTGGCCGCGGAAGCCGTGCCCTGGATCAAGAGCGGGGGCCTGGGCGACGTGATGGGCGCCCTGCCGCGCGAACTCTTCAACCTGGGACACGAGGTGGCCACGGTGCTGCCGCTCTTCGCCTCGGTGGACCGCGCCGAGGCCGGGCTGGAGCTGCTGGCCACCATCCACGTGCGCTTCCTGGGCAACGATTTTCCCACCCGCATCTTCGCCGCCAGCTATCCGCGCAGCGAGTGCCGGGCCCTGTTCATCGAGAACCAATACTACTTCGAGCGCACGGGGATCTACGACGATCCGCTGACCGGCAAGCCCTGGCCCGACGACGACGAGCGCTGGTTCTTCTTCCAGACCGCGCTGCTGGAGCTGGTCCGCCAGACCGACATGCAGCCGGACCTGATCGTCTGCTCGGACTGGCACACGGCGCTGATCCCGGCCCTGCTGCGCATCCGGCACCAGGAGAACCGCGCCCTCCAGCAGACGCGCTCGGTGCTGAGCCTGCACAATCTGGGCTACCAGGGCGTGCTGCCGGCGGAATCCATCACCAAGCTCGGCCTGCCCCGGGAGCTGCTCTTTCCGCTCAGTCCTTTTGAATTCTACGGCCAGCTCAACTGCCTGAAGGCCGGCATCAGTTTCGCCGACGAGGTGGTGACGGTCTCGCCCACCTATGCCCGGGAGATCTGCACGGCCGGGCTGGGCCACGGCCTCGACGGCGTGCTGCGCCAGCACGGCGAGCGCGTGCGCGGCATTCTCAACGGCATCGACGTGGAGGAGTGGAACCCGGCCACGGATCCGCTGCTCGAGGAGCCCTTCTCCAGCTCGCACCTGCCGCGCAAGGCGGGCAACCGGCCGCGCCTCCTGCGGGAGTTCGGCCTGGACCCGGGCTTCGGCGGGCCCGTGCTGGCCATGGTGACGCGGCTGACGGGGCAAAAGGGCATGAACATTCTGGCGGGCTGTCTGGATCGGCTGCTGCAGCGGGATCTGCGGCTGGTGATCCTCGGCTCGGGCGAGGCCCAGTTCGAGAAGTTCCTCAGCGACGTGGCCGCGGCCCATCCCGAGCGGATGGCCGTGCGCGTGGGTTACAGCGAGGCGCTGGCGCACCTGATCTACGCCGGGGCCGATTTCTTCCTGATGCCCAGCCGCTATGAGCCCTGCGGGCTCAGCCAGATGTACTCCATGCGCTATGGCACGCTGCCCGTGGTGCACGCCACCGGCGGCCTGAAGGACACGGTGATCCCCTTCCTGGAGGACGCCGACCGGGCGACGGGCTTCGCCTTCGAGGACTATAATGCCGAGGCGCTGCTGGAATCCGTCGACACGGCGCTCAGCGCTTGGCGCAACCCGCGCGCCATGCGGCGCCTGCAGAAGAACGCCATGAAGCAGGACTTCTCCTGGGCCCACAGTGCCAAGCTCTACGAGGAGCTGTTCTACCAGGTGCGCGAACACAGCCGCTGGGGCGAATAA